The Dromaius novaehollandiae isolate bDroNov1 chromosome 27, bDroNov1.hap1, whole genome shotgun sequence genome contains the following window.
GTCAAGGGAGTTTGTATGGGAGGTTATGAGGCTGAtaagagggtagaacttggaaggagtaaaggagagaaaaacacaataaaaggtgaagcaaagcagtcatcagggctgttcaggggtacctgtgaagcagccctgcctctgcacatctctgactggagcaggacaagaAAGGCAGTTGATCCGATCATGCTTGTGTCTGATTTACTTCCATGGTCATGAGAACTGAGTGCTTtccctaacactgacaagaatagacccagaggggaaggaatcacagagtctttcaggctggacaggacctgaggaggcctctagcccaaccttgttctcactgcagggtcagctttggggtcaggccaggttgctgagggcttgatccaGCCACTCCAGGGATGGAGCtggcacagcttctctgggcaacatcttccaatgcttgaccatcctctcagtggaaaagtttttccttctctctagcctgttcctctctgatttcaacctatggctgttgtctctcatccttctgccatgcaccattaTGTGTGCCtgtctttgtcttcctgaggaccttCAAAAACTGGATGTGGTATTGTACATGTGGCCTAACAAGTGCCAAGAAGAAGGGGATAAGCATTTCCCTTGACCTTGTGGCCACGCTCctattcatacagcccaggatgctgttggccttcttcacCGCTcaggcacactgctgcctcatatTTTGCCTTCTATATGCCAAAATATTTGtgtccatctcagcagagctgctgcatggccactcaggtcccagcctgtctctctgtggggtgttggtctgtcccaggtgctggaacctggcatttgtccttgctgaatttcatgagattcctgacagccctttcctcctgcctgtctaggtccctctgagtggcagccctcaagcataagaCTGGTTGCATGCAGTTTGAGGTCATTGCAGCacaaacaggatgaaagttgCCCCCTCCAGGTCATTCACAAACGTGATAAATAgctccatttctcttctggcctccaggaaggctactacccattcaccaccaccctctgagcctAATCATCCAGCCAGTCATTTGGCCAATTGGTTGTCTACCCATACAAGTCATAAAGTCCTAATTGGTGTGCGAGTAcgctgtgggagaaagtgtcaaaagccttcctaaagtcaaggtaactgacgttcactgttctctgttcatccacaaatacagttgtTTTAACagagaaggccatcaggttggtgaggcatgatttaccctcggtaaatctatgctgactgttccctgtcaccctCTTCTCCTTCATTTACCCAGAAGTGGGAACAAAGATGACTTGCTCCATGACAATTTCATGatcaaagtgaagctgaacagcctgtagttccTCACATTGTCCTttgggccttttttgaagatggatgcaacatagacctttctgcaggcattgggaccttcctgagcctccacagctttccaagatgatagagagaggccttgctagatagaggccagTTCTCTCATCATCCTGGGCTGAagcccatccaatcccatagattggtgttcttgcaaataattcctgactcaaccctcctCCATTGTggattgtttttctccttgggagtccttggtataggcacaatggcctgggagaccttttCGATGGAGCCTGAAGCAAaaggattgagttccccagacctatcttcATATGCTGTTACCAGATTCCTTGCCCCATTCAGCCATATGCCTgctttttttatgcttttatttttagtgaagcaatagcagatcatcttcaTGCCCACGACATCCCTTGCAATCATCAGTCCTAGAGGAGCTgtggctttcctaaccacttccctACTTCTCTGGACAgtatttctgaattcctcctttgcagcctctccctgcttcccattcctatgtgctgcctttttgtactgttgttcagttgcgCATTTAGCAGCCTGTCACCTGAGATGTCTacttgttctcctgggtatcagtatgggccattctcgagcttggaggatgctgccttaaagacctgccagctttcctgagctcctctggccttcagagctgcctcccatgggattcctcaaGCAGTCTCCCCAGCAGGCCCAACTCGGCTCCTCTGACATCTGGAGTCTGGACTCTgatactcttcttcctcactcccctcaggagcagacACTCCACTACCTCGTggtcactgcaggcaaggctgacaccaattatcacatccctggtcagttcttccttttttgcaGGTTCCAAGTCCAGGAAGGTGTCACCCTTgctgacctatctggcttagctgtgctcggaagttgtcctccacaccctccagaatcctcctggactgtttgcaccctgctgcatttccctcccaatgaatgtcagggagattaaagtcccctTAAAAGAAGCatggtctgtgatccacagacttccttaGGTTGCTTAAAgcttttgcagttctgcaacagcttgtgcatctccccttcctcttgttttgtggcccaggctttgtgcatttgtgtatatttgggctgcagaacctcagctgtggcaccaggccTGAGCGCAGagttgttgctgtgaaacctgctccccagagccaaggacaccgtgaaTGCAAAGGCCCAGCTTCAGAGCAGAGGCCTGCTGGTGTAGACAGCAGATGGTGATATAACGATGATATGAGGCCCCCCCACTGagggagcaaaccctgcagtacccaaggccagagagaaacagagctgggccatgcagctgtggcaggagaagtgttttgtacccaagatTACTTTGCAgaaccttggggcctgtgatagcAGTTACTGGATgtccaggaaagacaaggtgccactgagaaggtcCCTGGGCCTGAAAAGCCTGTGATCTAGCCACGTTGTACGTTCATCATTAGTacggtccctgttcatatcactggtgggtgagaaaagctttagggagaggagaccAGATGGACTGGAGAGTGGAGGAATAtgcatggagaccttggtgtgatgtgccttccatctttgcagcgtGCTTGGATGTAGGTGGGATgcactttgcctaaaggcagtggtgggaatcccttgcttGGGAATAGGTAGGAGactcaagatgccctggggcacttgcccagcaaccactccagaagggcatgattttcctgtggGTCCTGAGATGTATCtcctagaaacatggtggttctgctggacaccccatgcatctgacatggccatgcaggcctattgtcattgcattaaaccaagtgtgtGCACTGAATTACaccagctgtttgcaacatcaggatctgcacaaaTCTCAGTTTCAATGTGAGGGGAGCCCTTGCAGTAGTTGGCATTTTTTGCCACTTTAGATGGCCAAGGAggttctccacctggcagctgatgccccagaaagatgtgaGTCTCATATTTGTTACATCAGAGGAAGGAGACACTGGTACGTGTCTTAGACAACCTGTGACACTTCAAAcgtcagaagctgtttgtgtatgaacagctcccaccctccatctccattgattacaatgggagcttagaaaAGAAGCAGATAGCCATACTATGCACCCCAAAACtagggcaaggggaatcccacttcctgtgagtctgtggagtgCATGAGAGGGAACCAAATCCTACTCCATCCCAGGAGCTTCctaatcagtatttaatgcctaacTTGACTCCTCCAAACCGATAGGTAAaacatgaataaatgaactcccttcttgtccctgtccaggtgtcctgtcttcttatgagatgggagcagggccttccagagtggaacatttccacctctctcagataaccatcttctgacaggacaaactgaaatgctggactcagtttctctccactgtttaaagagggaccatcagtgaatATTTTAGGCTACTTGAATGGACACTTTCCAGGGGTGACCATGTGGTCATTTAGGAGATaccagccctggagccctgggaacaTTTTGagggtgcacagggcacagaggaAGTCATGTCTTTGCTGgtcctctgctcctgagctgtgcctggctcctgggagtgcaggagcccatggcaacctggcaggcactgcagagagaaagcTCTGTCCAgatgcagctcctcttaaaggagcagcaagactgagggcactgcctgcaggcaccaggatgagataAGCTACTCTGAACTTAAAAGTAGTTGGGAatgggaggatggctgagagctcactccagggagaaatcttcacagtccttgacacagtaagtctctggctgcagggcaacgctGTTGTGGTTCCTGGAGGGTTCTTTTGAAGCttgcaccttccacagctgatagggtctgtcagggcagctTTCCTAGCTtgtcctgtttggagcaggtagtactttagagcagggattagctcccacaccatcacagggacaagGCATCATAGCTACCTTCTccaggggatggtgcaggggtgtgaagctggggagtgcacccaggtttgcccaatgctgcatttcagagcagtgtccctgcaccccagcatTCTGTGTGCCCAGGACAGtgactgctgcctgcaagggtcagcactcagcctgccccaggaactccccatggtgctgtggggagaagctctgggtgggaggactGACCCCTGACAGGGTGGATGCATTCTCCCATTGAGAGGGtactgcatgggtcagggctgctgccaggtctagctcacccccaggacattttttgaaggggacttttcaagaggaagctATAGGCTGGTCAAACCTGGAaggggcagagctttccttcctgagccTGTGCTTAAGCTTTCCTCCTTTGGACAGGGCTGGCCTGAAAACAGAACTGTTGGGTTTAGACAAGTAACTGTGACTCCTGAACTGTTACACGGAGAGATCAAAAGgcctgcaaggaacctcagcaaatctcttcagccacccctctgcttATGAGCAGCttcaccataatctttattagcctcctcagggttggtcttagctgctccttagcacctgcaaatatggagatgcccctgggacagtggcaggcagcagcagtatgATGCATGGAAGAGAGGAAACTTCTAACAGGAGAGGGTATGGGAgtgtggatgtgggcaattccctgacagtttctgcaatgcagatgccttcccctgagcgaGCCCCTGTGTATCCTCTCCCATCCGGCAGATCCTCTGCCCTCAAGGTAAGGGATCCAGGAcatgagccacctcctctgcagcctcaCCTCCAGGAGAGGAAATGTGTGACAGAATGGTTGAGAGCAAAAACTCATCTGTAAGGTGATCTGCACAGGTGGGTAAgatgaaggctttcctgagtgcccatcCAGAGGTatttgcatgggagcgaggggtccaaGATCCTTTccagcctgtgggtctttgggcaatgcagtctgtagggctggggaatgcaccaagtctccctaaggagacatcatcttttgggcaatgcactaacccaaacagtTTTGCTGCACAGGATTTGCTAGCATTCAGGTTGTTAGTAATGGAAAAGCCAAAGATTTCCATCCCTCAAAGAAACATGATCCATATGTGGTGAATGCATCTACAAATATAAATAAACGTATAACTAAGTCCCTCTGCTACAGCCCATCTACTGGAGAATGGGTTATGAACAGGCTGAAGAGCCCTACCACATTATGAGTAGGCTTAAGTTCAGAGAGGATGTGAACACAGcttgcctctccctgcctgcccccagctcCTATTATGACTGCAAATTTAGTGTATATTGTAAATTGATGTGAGGATAAGATCTATCTTACTGGAACCGACACCTCTGCAATGGGTTGGGTCacccctgccttcatgtgcctATGTTCCTCCCTTACATGGAGAGGGAGCAGGGGATCATTGATGCAGATATAGAccagaagttttaaaaacagacatgaattatgcatgtgctgggtggtcatgtAGCTCCACTGCCAGCTGGGTTAGAAGAACTAAGCAAAACAGTGGTTTTTGAGTCTGACCCGATCCAACTGACAACACAGTTGCAAGCACCCTTTGCCATCAGACAACAACTGACCAACCTGTTTGGGAAACGTGGTTCGGAGTTCCACATAGTGTTATCCTGACAGAGGCACTGCAAGACAGGATGAGCCATCTGCGTGcacgtgcgtgcacacacacacacacacacacgttaaCAGTTGACACAAGGGAtcttcagtccagaggggcctgaaaagacttggggatttggccaacagaaacttcatgacattgtacaagcAGAAATGGTAGCTCCTGTATCaggggggcagaacagcctgtgcatcaggacaggctgggacttgactggtagaggagtgaccctgagaaggacctggacattgcaagggatgccacatgagccagaGGTGTGTGCTCACCtcataaatcaggccagctgcatatgggaggctgcattaggaagtgagCAGCCACCCAGACtgtgtctgtgtaacaagcagggctggctgctctggagcctgtggaCAGAGTACCTTGTTCCTCATGGCATACTCAGAAAGCATGAActagagctcaagcaagggagctgaaGGAAGGTCCTCCCTTCAGAAGGGAGGAGATGTGGGGATTTGCTCTGAGAAAAGGTGTGGGTTTTATTCAATAAAgcctgtcctaacttgtcaatgtcttttcctctttggacagGTCCCTGTGCCTAAAGGCAGAAAATGTCCAATAGCACCTCCCTCACTGACTTCCTCATCCTGGGCTTTGCAGACACGTGGGAGCTTCAGCTCTTGCACTTCctgctgttcctgggcatctacctggctgccctcctgggaaaTGGCCTCATTATCACAgtcatagcctgtgaccaccacctctacacccccatgtacttcttcctcctcaatctctctgTCTTGGACCTTGGcttcatctccaccactgtccccaaatccatggccaattctctctggaacaccagggccatttcctactcaggatgtgctgcccagatatttttgtttttcttcttgatttcagctgagttttctctccttacagtcatggcatatgaccgctttgttgccatctgccaacccctgcactacaggaccctcatgggcagcagagcttgtgccaaaatggcagcagctgcctggggcagtggttttctcaatgctgtgctgcacactgctaatacattttcaataccactctgccaaggcaacacagtggatcAGTTTTTTTGTGAAGTTCCCAagctcctcaagctctcctgctccaacacctacctcagggaagttggggttcttGTGTTTAGtatctgtttattctttgggtgtttcattttcattgtgctgtcctacgtgcagatctttgCATCTGTCCTGAGGATCCCCTCTAAGCAGGgacggcacaaagccttttccatgtgcctccctcacctggccatCGTCTCtttgtttgtcagcactggcacatttgcctatgtcaagcccccctccatctcctccccagctgcagatCTGggggtggctgttctgtattcaGTGGTACCTCCAGCAGTGAATcctctcatctacagcatgaggaacagggagctcaaagATGCattgaagaaactgattcaaggggtactagttcagcagcaataagctgcccatccctcttcacagctgatttctaatttctctcagacaactcttgtgctttgggcattctctctgtgataatcatgttcgtacagaagtatttgaatttaccccacttctccagaggcacaaacccagtctgtctgagccagaggccttctgtaaatgtgtctatcagtgtgtcagagctggcctgtctctcataaaaggggatttcctcagtgctgtgcttgaaagttggtttcttcttccaaaactagGGCCAAGAGTTCACTGAAGTacttccccctgaaagggcctgttgcttttccaaggttcccatgggctcaaggcaat
Protein-coding sequences here:
- the LOC135323733 gene encoding olfactory receptor 14A16-like — encoded protein: MSNSTSLTDFLILGFADTWELQLLHFLLFLGIYLAALLGNGLIITVIACDHHLYTPMYFFLLNLSVLDLGFISTTVPKSMANSLWNTRAISYSGCAAQIFLFFFLISAEFSLLTVMAYDRFVAICQPLHYRTLMGSRACAKMAAAAWGSGFLNAVLHTANTFSIPLCQGNTVDQFFCEVPKLLKLSCSNTYLREVGVLVFSICLFFGCFIFIVLSYVQIFASVLRIPSKQGRHKAFSMCLPHLAIVSLFVSTGTFAYVKPPSISSPAADLGVAVLYSVVPPAVNPLIYSMRNRELKDALKKLIQGVLVQQQ